Proteins encoded together in one Cydia pomonella isolate Wapato2018A chromosome 10, ilCydPomo1, whole genome shotgun sequence window:
- the LOC133521861 gene encoding uncharacterized protein LOC133521861 isoform X1, with protein MADDDEIDVLGDFSFNSCLAQNNQGIPSCSSREDTVHPQWLLDSTVANWYDNEREKRAKYGPSRKLSGDSRLKHQRVQHSSWSQAERDLLGKEMAKYGRDFHKISQTIKTKSAAEIQALIEAEYGVKLDDPSMGLMKNEEQDDIPSVGQEEIVTDDSSISNVLSLVTTASPTITVPKKPFRKKNNNVTHKSLKPLQKSDLIVNPSEIYYEDELIIGPTESVGSLEPKEDHTKLKTMAKQQKDKVKAVKKIGNHRRKVSKNFDKGRARTSSKELLKSPQERRRKDSGVSEESIKSLKLQIVLGSGQALHVSEGEQVIKIEKKKDSESDSDIEVDVDSDSEKPVKRAEINAESAEKDSGSMVSEVEAPIAVPLNKFGLPPKRQKKIVLDGGGGYTIAHTAAGDVLQRRREPRPARAPRPRPERLLPCRVYNAERPAPYSVVLSVSALLLMDAHAHGSRAEVMGLLGGRLRRGELQLRAYRAAAAAAGTTHCDMDPGIPAAVSQAAAGAWLQARGLRVVGWHHSHPRFPPEPSALDLRQQAALQAVLEPFAALVTSQHWPAGRTASQYRCFRVEHPDAEETEPQGFQLRVRLQADVTAASAPGLLRGLRALLLRRPPDPHRVRVHTDVCPQAQLTYLEKCVSSMSHHLRAAGYAERAPEVALLTEGLRDICRSPNE; from the exons ATGGCGGACGATGACGAGATTGACGTTTTGGGagatttttcttttaattcctGTTTAGCACAAAATAATCAAGGAAT tcCCTCTTGCTCAAGCCGGGAGGATACAGTGCACCCGCAGTGGCTACTAGACTCGACTGTCGCTAACTGGTATGACAATGAACGGGAAAAGAg GGCAAAATATGGTCCGTCTAGGAAACTGTCGGGGGACTCCAGGCTAAAACACCAGCGTGTACAGCACTCGTCATGGAGCCAGGCTGAGAGAGATTTACTTGGCAAGGAAATG gcCAAATATGGAAGGGACTTTCATAAAATATcccaaacaataaaaacaaagtcAGCAGCTGAAATACAAGCATTAATAGAAGCAGAGTATGGTGTCAAACTTGACGACCCTTCCATGGGGCTCATGAAGAATGAAGAACAGGATGACATCCCGAGTGTGGGGCAGGAGGAGATTGTCACCGATGACTCCAGTATCAGCAATGTTTTGAGCCTGGTTACCACTGCCTCACCGACTATTACGGTACCTAAGAAACCATTCAGGAAGAAAAACAATAATGTAACCCACAAAAGTCTGAAACCCTTACAGAAATCTGATCTCATTGTAAATCCATCTGAAATATATTATGAAGATGAACTTATAATAGGGCCTACAGAGTCTGTAGGATCCCTGGAACCAAAGGAAGACCATACAAAGCTAAAAACTATGGCTAAACAACAGAAGGACAAAGTGAAAGCTGTAAAGAAAATTGGTAATCACCGGAGGAAAGTGTCAAAGAACTTTGATAAAGGTAGGGCTAGAACCAGCAGTAAGGAGCTCTTGAAGTCTCCTCAGGAGAGGCGGAGGAAGGATTCAGGGGTGTCTGAGGAGAGTATAAAGAGTCTTAAATTGCAAATTGTCTTGGGCTCGGGACAGGCGTTACATGTTTCAGAAGGGGAGCAAGTG ATTAAAATAGAGAAAAAGAAGGATTCAGAATCAGACAGTGATATAGAAGTAGATGTAGACAGTGATTCTGAGAAACCCGTCAAGAGGGCAGAAATTAATGCTGAGTCGGCTGAGAAAGATAGTGGCAGTATGGTGTCCGAGGTGGAAGCTCCAATAGCAGTGCCATTAAATAAGTTCGGTCTGCCACCTAAGAGACAGAAGAAAATTGTTTTG gacggcggcggcggctacACGATCGCGCACACGGCGGCGGGCGACGTGCTGCAGCGGCGCCGGGAGCCGCgcccggcgcgcgcgccgcgcccgcggccCGAGCGGCTGCTGCCCTGCCGCGTCTACAACGCCGAGCGACCG GCACCGTATTCGGTGGTCCTATCAGTATCGGCCCTGCTCCTGATGGACGCGCACGCGCACGGCTCGCGCGCCGAGGTGATGGGGCTGCTGGGCGGCCGGCTCCGGCGCGGCGAGCTGCAGCTGCGCGCCtaccgcgccgccgccgccgccgccggcacCACGCACTGCGACATGGATCCCG GTATCCCCGCTGCAGTGTCGcaggcggcggcgggcgcgtgGCTGCAGGCGCGCGGGCTGCGCGTGGTGGGCTGGCACCACTCGCACCCGCGCTTCCCGCCGGAGCCCTCGGCGCTGGACCTGCGCCAGCAGGCCGCGCTGCAGGCCGTGCTCGAGCCCTTCGCCGCGCTCGTCACCTCGCAACACTGGCCCGCCGGCCGCACCGCCTCGCAGTACAG ATGCTTCCGCGTAGAGCATCCCGACGCGGAGGAAACCGAGCCGCAAGGCTTCCAGCTGCGCGTGCGGCTGCAGGCCGACGTGACCGCGGCGTCGGCGCCGGGCCTGCTGCGCGGCCTGCGCGCGCTGCTGCTGCGCCGGCCGCCCGACCCGCACCGCGTGCGCGTGCACACGGACGTGTGCCCGCAGGCCCAGCTCACGTACCTGGAGAAG TGCGTGTCGAGCATGTCGCACCACCTGCGCGCGGCGGGCTACGCGGAGCGCGCCCCGGAGGTGGCGCTGCTCACGGAGGGGCTGCGGGACATCTGCCGCAGCCCCAATGAATAA
- the LOC133521861 gene encoding uncharacterized protein LOC133521861 isoform X2 produces the protein MADDDEIDVLGDFSFNSCLAQNNQGIPSCSSREDTVHPQWLLDSTVANWYDNEREKRAKYGPSRKLSGDSRLKHQRVQHSSWSQAERDLLGKEMAKYGRDFHKISQTIKTKSAAEIQALIEAEYGVKLDDPSMGLMKNEEQDDIPSVGQEEIVTDDSSISNVLSLVTTASPTITVPKKPFRKKNNNVTHKSLKPLQKSDLIVNPSEIYYEDELIIGPTESVGSLEPKEDHTKLKTMAKQQKDKVKAVKKIGNHRRKVSKNFDKGRARTSSKELLKSPQERRRKDSGVSEESIKSLKLQIVLGSGQALHVSEGEQVIKIEKKKDSESDSDIEVDVDSDSEKPVKRAEINAESAEKDSGSMVSEVEAPIAVPLNKFGLPPKRQKKIVLDGGGGYTIAHTAAGDVLQRRREPRPARAPRPRPERLLPCRVYNAERPAPYSVVLSVSALLLMDAHAHGSRAEVMGLLGGRLRRGELQLRAYRAAAAAAGTTHCDMDPVSQAAAGAWLQARGLRVVGWHHSHPRFPPEPSALDLRQQAALQAVLEPFAALVTSQHWPAGRTASQYRCFRVEHPDAEETEPQGFQLRVRLQADVTAASAPGLLRGLRALLLRRPPDPHRVRVHTDVCPQAQLTYLEKCVSSMSHHLRAAGYAERAPEVALLTEGLRDICRSPNE, from the exons ATGGCGGACGATGACGAGATTGACGTTTTGGGagatttttcttttaattcctGTTTAGCACAAAATAATCAAGGAAT tcCCTCTTGCTCAAGCCGGGAGGATACAGTGCACCCGCAGTGGCTACTAGACTCGACTGTCGCTAACTGGTATGACAATGAACGGGAAAAGAg GGCAAAATATGGTCCGTCTAGGAAACTGTCGGGGGACTCCAGGCTAAAACACCAGCGTGTACAGCACTCGTCATGGAGCCAGGCTGAGAGAGATTTACTTGGCAAGGAAATG gcCAAATATGGAAGGGACTTTCATAAAATATcccaaacaataaaaacaaagtcAGCAGCTGAAATACAAGCATTAATAGAAGCAGAGTATGGTGTCAAACTTGACGACCCTTCCATGGGGCTCATGAAGAATGAAGAACAGGATGACATCCCGAGTGTGGGGCAGGAGGAGATTGTCACCGATGACTCCAGTATCAGCAATGTTTTGAGCCTGGTTACCACTGCCTCACCGACTATTACGGTACCTAAGAAACCATTCAGGAAGAAAAACAATAATGTAACCCACAAAAGTCTGAAACCCTTACAGAAATCTGATCTCATTGTAAATCCATCTGAAATATATTATGAAGATGAACTTATAATAGGGCCTACAGAGTCTGTAGGATCCCTGGAACCAAAGGAAGACCATACAAAGCTAAAAACTATGGCTAAACAACAGAAGGACAAAGTGAAAGCTGTAAAGAAAATTGGTAATCACCGGAGGAAAGTGTCAAAGAACTTTGATAAAGGTAGGGCTAGAACCAGCAGTAAGGAGCTCTTGAAGTCTCCTCAGGAGAGGCGGAGGAAGGATTCAGGGGTGTCTGAGGAGAGTATAAAGAGTCTTAAATTGCAAATTGTCTTGGGCTCGGGACAGGCGTTACATGTTTCAGAAGGGGAGCAAGTG ATTAAAATAGAGAAAAAGAAGGATTCAGAATCAGACAGTGATATAGAAGTAGATGTAGACAGTGATTCTGAGAAACCCGTCAAGAGGGCAGAAATTAATGCTGAGTCGGCTGAGAAAGATAGTGGCAGTATGGTGTCCGAGGTGGAAGCTCCAATAGCAGTGCCATTAAATAAGTTCGGTCTGCCACCTAAGAGACAGAAGAAAATTGTTTTG gacggcggcggcggctacACGATCGCGCACACGGCGGCGGGCGACGTGCTGCAGCGGCGCCGGGAGCCGCgcccggcgcgcgcgccgcgcccgcggccCGAGCGGCTGCTGCCCTGCCGCGTCTACAACGCCGAGCGACCG GCACCGTATTCGGTGGTCCTATCAGTATCGGCCCTGCTCCTGATGGACGCGCACGCGCACGGCTCGCGCGCCGAGGTGATGGGGCTGCTGGGCGGCCGGCTCCGGCGCGGCGAGCTGCAGCTGCGCGCCtaccgcgccgccgccgccgccgccggcacCACGCACTGCGACATGGATCCCG TGTCGcaggcggcggcgggcgcgtgGCTGCAGGCGCGCGGGCTGCGCGTGGTGGGCTGGCACCACTCGCACCCGCGCTTCCCGCCGGAGCCCTCGGCGCTGGACCTGCGCCAGCAGGCCGCGCTGCAGGCCGTGCTCGAGCCCTTCGCCGCGCTCGTCACCTCGCAACACTGGCCCGCCGGCCGCACCGCCTCGCAGTACAG ATGCTTCCGCGTAGAGCATCCCGACGCGGAGGAAACCGAGCCGCAAGGCTTCCAGCTGCGCGTGCGGCTGCAGGCCGACGTGACCGCGGCGTCGGCGCCGGGCCTGCTGCGCGGCCTGCGCGCGCTGCTGCTGCGCCGGCCGCCCGACCCGCACCGCGTGCGCGTGCACACGGACGTGTGCCCGCAGGCCCAGCTCACGTACCTGGAGAAG TGCGTGTCGAGCATGTCGCACCACCTGCGCGCGGCGGGCTACGCGGAGCGCGCCCCGGAGGTGGCGCTGCTCACGGAGGGGCTGCGGGACATCTGCCGCAGCCCCAATGAATAA